The Deltaproteobacteria bacterium IMCC39524 DNA segment CATTACATCCTTGAAGATGCCAGCGATGAGGTGATCCCGATTATCGAACAATTCCTGGCGGCCAACCCCCTCGACCCGCCGGCCACGGCAGCTCCTGACGAGAGAGCGTAATGAGCCAGACGGCCTCCGCCAATGTTGCCGCGCATCTCCCCGAGATCGCGCGGTTGCAGCCGGAAACTCCGGCTATCTTTATCCCACAGGGCCGTGACGCCCGGCAGCAGACCCTCTACGCAAAATACACCTTTGCCGAACTTGATCAGGAAAGCGATCGCATGGCAGCGGCCCTGGAAGCGACCGGGGTCAAGCGTGGTGTCCGCACCGTCCTCATGGTTCCCCCCGGGTTCGAATTCTTTGCCCTGACCTTCGCACTCTTTAAAATCGGCGCAGTACCGGTGCTGGTCGATCCCGGCATGGGTGTTAAAAACCTCAAAACCTGTCTCGCTGAAGCCCAACCTGAAGTCTTTATTGGTATTCCAAAGGCACATCTGGCCCGCCTTCTCCTTGGCTTGGGCAGGCCGACTGTTAAGACACTCCTGACCGTCGGCAAAAGGTTCTGGGGTGGTTCGACCCTCGACAAAATCCTGAGCAGAATTCCTAAAGACCAGCAATACCAGACAGCGCAGACCTCTGACGAAGAAACTGCGGCGATTCTTTTTACCAGCGGCAGCACCGGCGTACCGAAGGGAGCTGTCTACAGCCACGGTAACTTCTCAGCGCAAGTGGAGATGCTGCGCCAGGTCTACGATATTCGTCCCGGTGAAATTGACCTGCCGACTTTTCCGCTCTTTGCTCTCTTCGCACCGGCCTTGGGAATGACCTCCGTAGTCCCTGAAATGGACTTCACCCGCCCGGCTGATGTCGATCCGGTCAAGATTATTGCTGCCATCGAAAAATTTCAGATCACCACCATGTTCGGTTCGCCGGCCCTGATCAATAAGGTCGGTCGTTACGGGGAAGAAAACAATATTCAGCTGACGAGCCTGAAGCGGGCGATCTCCGCCGGGGCGCCGGTGCCCGCTGGAGTCCTGGAACGTTTCACCACTATGCTCTCTGACGGAGCCCAGGTGTTTACCCCCTATGGGGCCACCGAGGCCTTGCCCGTGTGTTCGATCGGCAGCGCTGAAATCTTGAGCGAGACCCGTCACGCCACGGATCAGGGCAAAGGTGTCTGTGTCGGCAAGCCGGTGCCGAATATCCAACTTGAAATCATCGCTATCTCCGACGCGCCGATCGGTGCCTGGGACGATAAACTGAAGCTTGGCATTGGCGAGATCGGTGAAATTGTGGTGAAGGGCCCGCAGGTCACCCAAAGCTATTTCAACCGCGAGGAGTCCACCGCGCTCGGCAAGATTTCTGACCAGGAAAACCCGGGTTTTTACCATCGCATGGGTGATCTAGGTTATCGTGATGACCAGGGCCGCGTCTGGTTCTGTGGACGTAAGGCGCACAGGGTTGTGACCACTGAAAAGACCTACTTCACGATCCCCTGCGAGGCAATCTTCAATACCCATCCAAACGTGTTTCGGACAGCCCTGGTTGGTGTCGGTGAATGGGGGAATCAGAGGCCGGTTCTCTGCATCGAATTGGAAAAGGGGACTGACACCTCAAGACTTGAAAAGATCCACAAGGAATTAATTGCTATAGGCGCCGGGCATGAGGTAACCAGTCAGATAAAGACCTTCCTCTTCCATCCCGAATTCCCTGTCGATATTCGTCACAATGCCAAGATTTTCCGTGAGAAGCTGGCTGTCTGGGCCGAGGAGAAGCTGTCATGAAAGCTTTAGTGACTGGTGGCGGAGGCTTCCTCGGCAAAGCAATCGTCAAGCTGCTACGAGAGCGTGGTGACGAGGTCCGCTCTTTCTCGCGAAATCCACACCCGGCTCTGATCGAGATGGGTGTTGAACATTGCCGGGGAGAATTGGCTGATGCCGGAGCGGTCAAGCGGGCTGTCGAGGGTTGCGACATTATTTTCCACGTTGCCGCCAAGGCGGGTGTCTGGGGCCCATACGAGGAGTTCTACAGGGCAAACGTCCTGGGGACGAAACATGTGATCGAGGCCTGTCGTCTGCATGGCATCAAACGCCTGGTCCATACCAGCTCGCCGAGCGTGGTCTTTGATGGCTCCGACATGGAGGGTGTTGACGAGTCGGTCCCTTACCCGGAACATTTCGAAGCCTTTTATCCTCAGACCAAAGCCGAAGCGGAACAGTTGGTCTTGCAGGCCAATGATCAAACGCTTGCCACTGTTGCTTTGCGGCCGCACCTGATCTGGGGTCCGGAAGATAATCACCTGGTCCCTCGTATTCTTGAGCGTGGCGCCAAGGGGGCCCTGCGTAAGCTTGGAAACCGTGAATGCCTGGTTGATACCGTCTATATTGATAATGCCGCTCTCGCTCACCTGCAGGCTGCCGACCACCTTGACGTCGGTTCCGTCGTCGCCGGTAAAGCTTATTTCCTCTCTCAAGGAGAACCTTTGCCGATCTGGGATGTGGTCAACCGGATCCTCGATGCAGGTGGCTTGCCACCGGTGACCCGTACCCTCTCTCCTGCCCTGGCTTACACAATCGGCGCGATCCTTGAGAAGGTCTATGGGCTAATTAAACTCAAAGGCGAACCGAGGATGACGCGCTTTGTTGCCAAGGAATTATCCACCTCACACTGGTTTGATCTCAGCGCGGCAAGAAATGACTTTGGCTATCAGCCTGAAGTCACTTTTGACGAGGGGATAGAGCGATTGCGCGAATGGTTAACGTCTCGATGAGCTGAATTTCTCAAGGGGCCATGGCTTTTTTCTGGACGATAGCCGGAACAAAGGGCATACGTCATTACGCAAAACAGTAGGACCTGAAATAAAGAGACCAACGCAAAGACGCTAAGCAAGGCCAGGAAAGACGCAAAGGCTGACTCTCCTCTTTTTTGAAGTGGTTTTCTTTACGATCATTCTTTACCTTTTCGCGCCTTTGCGTTAAATTTTTGCAACCGTTTTTTTTGGTTATAAGTGCTTAGTTTTTCTACCCAGCAAGTTGTCTAAGACGAATGACTATTGACTAATGACTATTGGCTAATGACTGATGAAATTAAAAGGGCACTGCTGATGTCAGAAGAAACTAAAAATGCTAGTGGTAAAAGTCTCCTGGAGCGGGTTATCTTTGAGGCTAAAATCAAATATAAATCCTTGCCTGAAATAAACCTTTCAGGTCTCAGTAGTAATTTAAGCGTAGGTGGACTTTACCTTAGAACCAAATTACCCTTGGACGTTGATGACACCTTGTCCCTCTCCTTTTCTCTCCCCGGCCGGGAGGGGGAGCTGCCCCTCTCATGTGATGCCCGGGTCGCATGGACAAATTGTGATCATAATCGGCGAAAGCCTGATTACGCCACAGGGGTCGGTTTGCAGTTTTTAAACCTTTCTGACGAAGACGTTTCAACACTGGAAAAGTTTATAGATCGCTATGAGGAAGAAAAAAGGATGAATGTGGTTTGCGCCTGGTGTGGCCGCTCTCTTGGCCATCGTAAGGGCCCCTTTGGTAAAACAAGCCATGGTGTTTGCGAGCAATGCCATAAAAGCCTGGCCGTATAACTGTCCCTGGTAGCTTTTGCATTGAGTATTCATTATGCCGCTTACTTTGACGCCATGGCATGACCCACCGTCCCTTCCTGACTTGAAATCAGAAGAGGTCCACCTCTGGCGTTTTCCGCTTGTCTGTTCAGATCCCCTCGAACCTCTCCTCGATGAACAAGAGTTACAGCGTGTCAAACGTCTGCGCAACCCAGATAAAGCCCGCGCTTTTGTCGTCGCCCGTGCTCGCTTGCGTCAGATCCTCTCCGGCTACCTGGATATGGAGCCCCAATCTCTTCGCTTTTCTTATGGTCGCGCAGGCAAGCCTGCACTCGTCGGCCTTGCAGGCTCGCCCGCGTTCAATCTGGCTCACTCGGGCAACTGGGCTGTGTGTGCCGTCGTTAGCCGAGGTGAGGTGGGTGTTGATGTTGAGACAATTAACCCCGACCTGGATTATGCCCCTCTTGCCCGACGGTTCTTCTCCGAAACCGAGAACCAGTGGCTGCGTGCCTGCCCCGAACCGCGCAGGCTCAGGCGCTTTTATCGCATCTGGACGCGCAAGGAAGCCTGGCTGAAAGGTAAGGGTGATGGCTTCTCGGACCCTGACCAGGATATCGGGCCTGCACATCTTGCCGGGTCCTGCACCTGTGATGGAAGCTGGTGGCTGAGAAGCTTTCCCCTTGCCCGACATGCTCTTGCCTCTCTCGCTGTGTCGCAGAAGTTCTCTCTTGTGCAGCGCTGGAATGCTTTGCCTCTCTCTGGCTAATCGACGAATAGTTTGTCATTTCAGTACTTTTGCGGTGTTCCCTCCTTGCTCGTCTCCTTCCTGTTGATATACTTAATAGCAGTCACCATATACCCCTGACGTTGTGACGTAGCCTTTATACTGTTGCCATCCCCGGGAGCCTTCCTCACATGTATGAATTGCCGCACCAGTCGATCCCGGAAATGCTCAGAACCAATGCACAGCAGTATGCCGACCGGATTGCCATCAGCTATAAGAAAGAGGGGCGCTTTCGATCGTTAAGCTACAGCGATTTCTACGAAAGAGTGCTTATGGCTGCGCGTGGATTGCTTAAGGCCGGTGTCGCTCCGGGCGATAAGGTGGCGATCTTTTCCGAAAACCGTGCAGGCTGGGCGATTGCTGATTTTGCAATTCAGTGTGTGCAGGGCATTACCGTTCCGATCTATGCGACCAATACTGCTGCGCAGGCTGCCTATGTCATCAATCACTGCGAAGCAAAAATTGTTTTTGTTTCGAACCGGATCCAGTACGAAAAGCTGCTTGGCGTCTGCGACCAAACTCCGGAACTTGAGCAAGTCGTCTCCTTTGATCGCTTTCTCGGCAGTCACGAGCTTCCCGTTTATAGCCTCTACCAATTATCGGAAGACTCTTATCCGCTCTCCGATAAGGAGCGCAGCAAGATCGAAAGCTGTATCGATGCCATCCAGTCTACAGACCTGATCACAATCATCTACACGTCCGGAACCACGGGTGTTCCTAAAGGGGTTATGCTCTCCCAGGGCAACATTCTCTATGATGCACATTATGGCCTGGAAAAGCTGGA contains these protein-coding regions:
- a CDS encoding 4'-phosphopantetheinyl transferase superfamily protein; its protein translation is MPLTLTPWHDPPSLPDLKSEEVHLWRFPLVCSDPLEPLLDEQELQRVKRLRNPDKARAFVVARARLRQILSGYLDMEPQSLRFSYGRAGKPALVGLAGSPAFNLAHSGNWAVCAVVSRGEVGVDVETINPDLDYAPLARRFFSETENQWLRACPEPRRLRRFYRIWTRKEAWLKGKGDGFSDPDQDIGPAHLAGSCTCDGSWWLRSFPLARHALASLAVSQKFSLVQRWNALPLSG
- a CDS encoding PilZ domain-containing protein, which produces MSEETKNASGKSLLERVIFEAKIKYKSLPEINLSGLSSNLSVGGLYLRTKLPLDVDDTLSLSFSLPGREGELPLSCDARVAWTNCDHNRRKPDYATGVGLQFLNLSDEDVSTLEKFIDRYEEEKRMNVVCAWCGRSLGHRKGPFGKTSHGVCEQCHKSLAV
- a CDS encoding NAD-dependent epimerase/dehydratase family protein; translation: MKALVTGGGGFLGKAIVKLLRERGDEVRSFSRNPHPALIEMGVEHCRGELADAGAVKRAVEGCDIIFHVAAKAGVWGPYEEFYRANVLGTKHVIEACRLHGIKRLVHTSSPSVVFDGSDMEGVDESVPYPEHFEAFYPQTKAEAEQLVLQANDQTLATVALRPHLIWGPEDNHLVPRILERGAKGALRKLGNRECLVDTVYIDNAALAHLQAADHLDVGSVVAGKAYFLSQGEPLPIWDVVNRILDAGGLPPVTRTLSPALAYTIGAILEKVYGLIKLKGEPRMTRFVAKELSTSHWFDLSAARNDFGYQPEVTFDEGIERLREWLTSR
- a CDS encoding fatty acid CoA ligase family protein, which encodes MSQTASANVAAHLPEIARLQPETPAIFIPQGRDARQQTLYAKYTFAELDQESDRMAAALEATGVKRGVRTVLMVPPGFEFFALTFALFKIGAVPVLVDPGMGVKNLKTCLAEAQPEVFIGIPKAHLARLLLGLGRPTVKTLLTVGKRFWGGSTLDKILSRIPKDQQYQTAQTSDEETAAILFTSGSTGVPKGAVYSHGNFSAQVEMLRQVYDIRPGEIDLPTFPLFALFAPALGMTSVVPEMDFTRPADVDPVKIIAAIEKFQITTMFGSPALINKVGRYGEENNIQLTSLKRAISAGAPVPAGVLERFTTMLSDGAQVFTPYGATEALPVCSIGSAEILSETRHATDQGKGVCVGKPVPNIQLEIIAISDAPIGAWDDKLKLGIGEIGEIVVKGPQVTQSYFNREESTALGKISDQENPGFYHRMGDLGYRDDQGRVWFCGRKAHRVVTTEKTYFTIPCEAIFNTHPNVFRTALVGVGEWGNQRPVLCIELEKGTDTSRLEKIHKELIAIGAGHEVTSQIKTFLFHPEFPVDIRHNAKIFREKLAVWAEEKLS